Part of the Leptolyngbya sp. BL0902 genome, GGCAATGTCTGACCCCCGCACCCGTTCCCGCAAAATTTTGCCCACCGCCTGAAGGGCCAGATCTCCGGCGTCGTGGCCATAGGTGTCGTTGACGGCTTTGAAGTAGTCAATATCCAGCATGATGATGCCGATGGGGTGGTTGTGGCGCTGGGCCCGTTGGATTTCCTGCTGGAGGGATTCCTCTAGGTAGCGGCGGTTAAATAGCCCCGTCAGCGGGTCGCGAATGCTCTGGTGCTGCAAGGTTTCCCGGAGATTGAGGTTAGCGATGGCGAGGGAGAGTTGCTCGGCCACGGTGCGGGCCAACTGCTGCTTGGCCGCAGGAAACTGGTCGGCTCCTGCGGCCCAGAGGTAAAACAAGCCCAGCGTTTCGCCCTGGGCCTGCATGGGTAAACAGAGGGTGATGGCCGTGGCGGGGGCATTGCTGTGGCGGCAGCGCAGGCCCGTTTGCCCTGGATCAACCTGGTGGCTCCGGCCCCGCCGTAGCGCCCAGCAGTCTTGGGGATGAAATTCGGTCATGGAGGTGTGGTCATGGCCCCAGGTCGTCACCATTTCTGCGTAGTTGCGGGAGGGATTGATAATGAAAATGCTGCCGCCACAGTGGGGAAACAGGGGAGCTACCAGGGTGGCCATGGCCTGGTAGGCTTCCTGCACTGTGAGGCAAGACTGAATAAACTCGTTCATTTCGCCGAGGTGCAGCATCTCCTCCTGGCGTTGTTGCAGGCTGGCCACGTTGTCCTGCAATTTTTGGTTGGATTGCTGAAGGGCCAGTTCAGACTGTTTGAGGGCGGTGATGTCTCGGCAAGTCACCGCTAGGCCATCCCCTAGTTTCACAGCAATCACCTCCAGCCAAAAGTCGCGATCTTGGTGGCGATAGTGAACGGACTGCTGCACGGGCTGGCCTGTGCTCACCACCTGCTGACACAGGGAAAATAGGGTATCCACATGGCGATGGGGATGGAGATCCAGCAGCCGTTTTCCGAGTAGTTGGCTGGGGGTGTGGCCCAGCAGATCGGCGGCGGTGGGGTTGCACAGCAGCCAGGTAAAGTCAATCACGAGGTCGCCCTGGCGCACCGACTGAAAGGCCATGATGCCGTCTAGGGAGCTGTTTAACACACCACTGAGCTGCATTTCTGAAGTTTGCAGAGCGGCCTGCATTTCCACCGTCGGTGTTACATCGAGGTGGCTCCCCACCATCCGCACTACCCGACCTTCGTCATCCATCACGTGCAAAATCCGGGTGAGCATATGCACTGTGGATCCGTTTTTGTGGTGATAGCGCTGCACCAGGGAAAAGTGATCGGTGCGTCCGGCGTTGTAGTCTTGGGTGAGCTGCTTAGATGCCACACGGTCTTCCTCGAACATGACGGTCTCCCACATGGCGAGGGAGTTCTCAAGCTCGTGGTCTTGGTAGCCCAAAATGGATTTCCATCGGGGGGAGAAGTAGATCTCGTGGGTCAGCAGATTCCAGTCTGAAAAGCCCTCGGAGGACGCCTGAAGCACCAGTTCAAGCTGTTCCTTGGTGGATTTCAGATCTAACTCAGCCTGGAGTCGATGGGTAATGTCGCGGGCGGCGGCGTAGATCACCTGCCCTACAGGTACCGACCGCCATTCTATCCAGCGGTAGGATCCATCCCAACAGCGGTAACGGTTTACAAAGTTGAGGATTTCCTGCTGTTCTGCCAGGGTGGCCAGGGTAGCCGCCGTGGCTTCGAGATCATCGGGGTGCACGTAATCCATGAAGCGCTTGCCCTCTAGATCCTCAATGGCATAGCCCAGGGTTCTTTCCCAGGCGCAGTTGAGGCGACGGAAGTAGCCATCGGTATCGGCAATGCAAAGCAAGTCCAGGGAAACAGAGAAGAACCGATCTAGCTCGTCAATTTTGATTTGGAGGGCGAGTTCCGTCTGCTTGCGCTCGGTGATGTCGCGCACGATCACTAAGCATTCTTCGTCACTACAGGGCACCAGGCGCACTTCTTCGTAGCAGGTTTTGCCGTGTTTGGGCAGTTTTTGCTCCCATGCCTGCAACTGCCCGGAGGAGAGTGCCTGATCAATGCGCTGAAGATGGTAGTGCAGCAAATCGAGGGGTAGTACCTCCGACAGGTGGCGTTGAATAGGCAGAAAGATCCCAGTTGTGCCATCCTTGGGGGGCAGCACCATAAAACAGGTGCCATCTCGCCCCACCCGCAGCAGTAAATCGGGAATGGCCGACAAAATTGCCTGATTGGTAGCCTCACTCTGGCGCAGAATGATCTCCATCTGCTGCCGCTGGGTTTCCTCCCGCTTGCGATCACTAATATCGGTGTGGGTGCCAATGAGGCGCTGGGGTTGGCCTGCGGCGTTCCACTCAATCACCTGCCCCCGATCCAAAATCCACTTATAGCTGCCATTTTTGCAGCGCATTCGGTGTTCGTTTTGGTAGAGGGGTGTGTCGCCCCGCAGGTGGGCTTCTAGGTCGGCATAGCACTGGGCTTTGTCGTAGGGATGGACGCGGCTGTCCCATTCCTCTAGGCGATTGCTGATTTCGTGATCGTCGTAGCCCAGCATGGTTTTCCACTGGGCCGAGAAAAAAACCTCGTTGGTAATGGGGTTCCAGTCCCACAGGCCATCCCCGGTGCTCTCTAGGGCCATTTGCCAGCGCCGTGCCGTCGCCTGTTCTGCCACTAACTGCTCCCGCAAGGACTGGTTGGCCCGGTTCAGGGCCATTACCTGCGCTTTTAAGGTGGCGACGGTATCCCCAGGGCTAACCATCGCCTCTAGGGTAGAACTAGGCGAAATCAGGGAGGGACTATCTACCGATACGATCTCACCAGTCACGGCGGTACCTTGGGATCAGAACGGGAGCCGAGAGAAAAGGACGTGGATGGGGTCAACCCGGCCCTAGCCAAAGGTAGGCAAGGGGGAAGACCTTTCTCTCTTTGTGTGCCCATTCCTAGGGGAAAACCACGACCCGCGCTATCATTCTTTAACCTTCTTAAGATAAGAAAATTGAAAGAGGGTTCGAGTCCACAATAGCTACCCTAATCTTGGCCGACGACGGATAGAAACGTGATATTGATCACATTTTATTTAGGTTACTGAGCAAGTCTTGAGCAAACGTGACCTGTTCTCTCCAGGATATTACTGATGCCGTGGGCCGCAGTGTGACCTAACTCCTTGCCTAAAGCAGGCCCCGATAGCGGATAAAGAGCAAGATCGCCGCCCAAGATCCTAGGGCCACCTTAAGGGCTACCAGAACATTGAGCAAGGGAAGGATACCACCGCTGAGGAGGGAGCCAACTTCCCCCTGGGGAAGCTCGAAACCTACTAGGGTGAGCGCCGCAAGCACAATAAAAACCAGCACCGAGACCTTCTCTAGGGCGGCCGCTCGCCAGCGTTCGTAGAGGGCTTGGATCCATTCTGAGGAGGGAGCCGTAATCGCCACTAGGCCGATGGCGGTGCCTCCCGCCACTCCAGCGGCAAACCCGCCCCCCGGACTCAGGTGCCCTCGAATGGCAAGCTCAATGCTGACGAGGGCTGCAATGGTTGCGCCCAGCCGTGCCAGCACGATGGAGGGTTCGTCAGTAAAGCGGTAGAAGGGGGCGTTGGGGACTTCGTCTGCCAGCAAATATTTGGCTCCCATAATCGCGATGGTAAACACGACCACCTCAAAAATGGTGTCGTACAAGCGATTGCGAAAAATGATGCCTGATACGGCATTGGGCACGCCGCTATCAGCCACCACTGCTTCAACGATATTGGGCATGGGTGCTACCACGGTGGGATCGGGCAGCACCAAAATTTTCAGAAACAGCAGCGCACCCGCCACCAGGTAAATCCACTTCATGGTTATCTCCAGATCAGCGCAGGGTTTTCGATAGGGGCTCAGCCAGAGGAGGGGCTGGGGGAACTTGAGGCAAGGACTGGATATCGACCAGGTGGTCAGGCAACTCGGCGGTTAGGATGTCGTAGATCCGGGGTATACGCAGGGTTAGGGTCGGCGCAGCCTCGGGCTGATCCAGTCGATCTGGCTCCGCTGCCCCCCGGTCAATTCCGCTGCTAGGGGGATAGTAAATCCCATGAACCGCTTTATCGCTTAGGGCCTGGGCCAAACTGTCTGAATCGGGGTAGGGCACGAGTTCTAGGCGCAGATAGTGACCCTGGAGTACGGTTCGCAGAGGGGTGAGCACCTGACGCAGGGAGGCATCCGGGTCGGCCTGGACTTCCTCCAGTAAGCCCAAGCGCATCACCAGGGAAGATCGCACGGCCACGGCATAGAGGGTGACGGCCAGCATGGTGCCCACCAGGGCCTCGGTGAGGGCTACATCGGCCGCTCCTACCACCACGTAGACCAGCGCCGCCACGGCCCCCATGATGCCCCGAATGACGAGGGCTTGATAGGGGCTGGTCTGAACCATGAGCATCAAGGCCGACAGGGGCAACAGGGCCACAATGGCGTAGACGTAGCTATCAATCATGGCTATCCTCCGGGGTAGAGCAGTAGGCCAGCACGTAGCCCAGCACCGTGTTCCACAGGGCTAGGGTGATCAACCCCAAGACCAGCAGGGGCCATTCGCTGGGAATTTTCAGCAACAGCCCCACCACAATGGCCATCGAGCCCAGGGTATCGGCCACGGAAAGACTATGCAGC contains:
- a CDS encoding diguanylate cyclase, which gives rise to MTGEIVSVDSPSLISPSSTLEAMVSPGDTVATLKAQVMALNRANQSLREQLVAEQATARRWQMALESTGDGLWDWNPITNEVFFSAQWKTMLGYDDHEISNRLEEWDSRVHPYDKAQCYADLEAHLRGDTPLYQNEHRMRCKNGSYKWILDRGQVIEWNAAGQPQRLIGTHTDISDRKREETQRQQMEIILRQSEATNQAILSAIPDLLLRVGRDGTCFMVLPPKDGTTGIFLPIQRHLSEVLPLDLLHYHLQRIDQALSSGQLQAWEQKLPKHGKTCYEEVRLVPCSDEECLVIVRDITERKQTELALQIKIDELDRFFSVSLDLLCIADTDGYFRRLNCAWERTLGYAIEDLEGKRFMDYVHPDDLEATAATLATLAEQQEILNFVNRYRCWDGSYRWIEWRSVPVGQVIYAAARDITHRLQAELDLKSTKEQLELVLQASSEGFSDWNLLTHEIYFSPRWKSILGYQDHELENSLAMWETVMFEEDRVASKQLTQDYNAGRTDHFSLVQRYHHKNGSTVHMLTRILHVMDDEGRVVRMVGSHLDVTPTVEMQAALQTSEMQLSGVLNSSLDGIMAFQSVRQGDLVIDFTWLLCNPTAADLLGHTPSQLLGKRLLDLHPHRHVDTLFSLCQQVVSTGQPVQQSVHYRHQDRDFWLEVIAVKLGDGLAVTCRDITALKQSELALQQSNQKLQDNVASLQQRQEEMLHLGEMNEFIQSCLTVQEAYQAMATLVAPLFPHCGGSIFIINPSRNYAEMVTTWGHDHTSMTEFHPQDCWALRRGRSHQVDPGQTGLRCRHSNAPATAITLCLPMQAQGETLGLFYLWAAGADQFPAAKQQLARTVAEQLSLAIANLNLRETLQHQSIRDPLTGLFNRRYLEESLQQEIQRAQRHNHPIGIIMLDIDYFKAVNDTYGHDAGDLALQAVGKILRERVRGSDIACRYGGEEMTLILPESALTVTEQRAEAIRLEIERLRVDYQGILINPFTASLGVACFPHHGSTASTLIKAADDALYQAKAVGRNRVVVAPGCDPMA
- a CDS encoding Na(+)/H(+) antiporter subunit B; translated protein: MKWIYLVAGALLFLKILVLPDPTVVAPMPNIVEAVVADSGVPNAVSGIIFRNRLYDTIFEVVVFTIAIMGAKYLLADEVPNAPFYRFTDEPSIVLARLGATIAALVSIELAIRGHLSPGGGFAAGVAGGTAIGLVAITAPSSEWIQALYERWRAAALEKVSVLVFIVLAALTLVGFELPQGEVGSLLSGGILPLLNVLVALKVALGSWAAILLFIRYRGLL
- a CDS encoding DUF4040 domain-containing protein codes for the protein MIDSYVYAIVALLPLSALMLMVQTSPYQALVIRGIMGAVAALVYVVVGAADVALTEALVGTMLAVTLYAVAVRSSLVMRLGLLEEVQADPDASLRQVLTPLRTVLQGHYLRLELVPYPDSDSLAQALSDKAVHGIYYPPSSGIDRGAAEPDRLDQPEAAPTLTLRIPRIYDILTAELPDHLVDIQSLPQVPPAPPLAEPLSKTLR
- a CDS encoding monovalent cation/H(+) antiporter subunit G; the protein is MIDLLSYGCITLGVVFWFWGTWPLLGPRSVLFKLHSLSVADTLGSMAIVVGLLLKIPSEWPLLVLGLITLALWNTVLGYVLAYCSTPEDSHD